In Leptospira congkakensis, one DNA window encodes the following:
- a CDS encoding ribonucleotide-diphosphate reductase subunit beta — MDYQSEVLLKENQDRFVVLPIKYPNIWEMYKKQQASFWTAEEIDLSSDLDDWNSLSNNERFFLSNILAFFAASDGIVNENLAVNFMREVQLPEVRCFYGFQIMMENIHSETYSLLIDTYIKDPKEKHKLFHSIETIPAVEKKAKWALRWIGEGNFAERLLAFAAVEGIFFSGSFCAIFWMKKRGLLPGLSFSNELISRDEGLHCEFACILFKMLQNKPSADRVYEIFTDAVNIEKEFITESLSVDLIGMNAKLMRQYIEFVADRWLIELGFEKLYYSSNPFDFMEMISLQGKTNFFEKRVGDYQKAGVLNSEQGFTFSLNEDF; from the coding sequence ATGGATTATCAATCGGAAGTTTTGTTAAAAGAGAATCAGGATCGATTTGTGGTCCTACCCATTAAGTACCCTAACATTTGGGAGATGTATAAAAAACAACAGGCATCCTTTTGGACTGCTGAGGAAATTGATTTAAGTAGTGATTTAGATGATTGGAATTCATTATCCAATAACGAAAGATTCTTTTTAAGTAACATTTTGGCATTTTTTGCCGCAAGTGATGGAATCGTAAACGAAAACTTAGCAGTCAACTTTATGAGAGAAGTTCAGCTACCAGAAGTTAGGTGTTTTTATGGATTCCAGATTATGATGGAAAATATCCATTCAGAAACCTATTCACTTCTCATTGACACATACATCAAAGATCCAAAAGAAAAACATAAACTTTTCCATTCAATAGAAACCATTCCTGCTGTAGAGAAAAAAGCCAAATGGGCCTTACGTTGGATTGGTGAGGGTAATTTTGCGGAACGATTACTTGCCTTTGCCGCCGTGGAAGGAATCTTTTTTAGCGGAAGTTTCTGTGCCATCTTTTGGATGAAAAAAAGAGGCCTCCTTCCTGGCCTTAGTTTTTCCAATGAACTGATCAGTCGCGATGAAGGTTTACATTGTGAGTTTGCTTGTATTCTCTTTAAAATGTTACAAAATAAACCAAGTGCCGATCGTGTTTACGAAATATTTACAGATGCAGTCAATATCGAAAAAGAATTCATCACCGAATCTTTGTCAGTTGATCTCATCGGAATGAATGCAAAACTAATGCGGCAGTACATTGAGTTTGTAGCAGATCGTTGGCTGATCGAACTTGGATTTGAAAAACTATATTATTCCTCCAATCCCTTTGATTTTATGGAAATGATTTCTTTACAAGGGAAAACAAATTTTTTTGAAAAACGAGTAGGGGACTACCAAAAGGCCGGTGTTTTAAATTCGGAACAAGGTTTTACATTCTCTCTGAATGAAGATTTTTAA